In one Erinaceus europaeus chromosome 3, mEriEur2.1, whole genome shotgun sequence genomic region, the following are encoded:
- the WDCP gene encoding WD repeat and coiled-coil-containing protein yields MDLGKGKLLRTGLNALYQAIHPVHGLAWTNGNQVLLTQLQLLSGEASFGDSKVIGQFEQVYGVSWAPAGLVDSPALLAVQHKKRVTVWQLVPCTSEKSEQPMSQTCEIKESLPILPQGCVWHPQNALLTVLTAEDVSVYYHVHRGHSQARADVEGRGPIHCACWTQDGQRLVVAVGSSLHSYIWDGPQKTLQRCSFYPVFDVDSCVRSITATVASQVAVTTELPLDKICGLSASGALAVQPSGEDTCPYTSSSVMDKVATDSETPFSDLLDLTHIRFKKPEAEGRPLFCLRETDPSLTGTGLDSSHLVLVTFEKGVNRTSKVTIPGILVPDLIAFNPPAQVVAVASNTCNIIFIYSIVPSFMPNIQQVELESSERPKGLCFLTSKLLLILVGKQTLTDSTFLPASKSNPYLIRLVVRPVMLEEFSLTLRETQSGCLNSNTRLNQVERKKRIGCVSPDCWPQRGALLLTPNSNSQGGRPGSPLIKEIRHPPSGLSNGSSFGPLETLEMEPVNWAATLPRSSTTSDPTSTPQPPSAPQIKHLTREKETSQLSKELEMLSRKLTDMQQSLSELTDLLRNEKKPSPVYPLCEDLPCVHITYQKPYVGPAVEKRTVLLCSGKLRLSAIQQTFGLCLIEMLHGSHWVLLSADSEGFIPLTFTASQEITIRNGSL; encoded by the exons ATGGATTTAGGAAAAGGAAAACTTCTCAGGACAGGGCTGAACGCACTGTATCAAGCAATACACCCAGTTCACGGCCTGGCGTGGACCAATGGGAATCAGGTACTCCTGACTCAGTTACAGCTGCTCAGCGGAGAGGCCAGTTTTGGGGACTCAAAGGTCATAGGACAATTTGAGCAGGTGTACGGGGTGTCCTGGGCCCCTGCCGGCCTGGTGGACAGTCCTGCCCTGCTTGCTGTGCAGCATAAGAAGCGTGTCACCGTCTGGCAGCTGGTTCCCTGCACCTCAGAGAAAAGCGAACAGCCAATGTCTCAGACCTGTGAGATAAAAGAGTCACTCCCAATCCTCCCCCAGGGCTGTGTGTGGCACCCTCAGAATGCTCTCCTGACAGTATTGACTGCAGAAGATGTCTCTGTGTACTACCATGTTCACCGTGGCCATTCTCAGGCGAGAGCTGACGTCGAGGGCCGGGGCCCCATTCACTGTGCGTGTTGGACCCAGGACGGCCAAAGGTTGGTGGTGGCAGTGGGCAGCAGCCTGCATTCGTACATTTGGGACGGTCCCCAGAAGACTCTGCAGAGGTGTTCCTTCTACCCGGTGTTTGATGTGGACAGCTGCGTCCGCTCCATCACAGCCACTGTGGCCTCACAGGTGGCCGTCACCACTGAGCTTCCACTCGACAAGATTTGTGGCTTAAGTGCCTCTGGAGCCTTGGCCGTTCAGCCTAGTGGTGAAGACACCTGTCCGTACACTTCATCGTCAGTGATGGACAAAGTGGCAACTGATTCCGAAACACCCTTTTCCGATCTTCTGGACCTAACTCACATACGTTTCAAAAAGCCTGAGGCCGAGGGGAGACCTCTGTTTTGTCTAAGGGAGACAGACCCCTCCTTGACAGGAACTGGCCTGGATTCTTCACATTTGGTCCTTGTGACGTTTGAGAAAGGGGTGAACAGAACCAGCAAAGTCACCATCCCAGGCATTCTGGTTCCCGACCTAATAGCATTTAACCCTCCGGCGCAGGTCGTGGCCGTGGCTTCCAATACGTGTAATATAATTTTTATCTACTCCATCGTTCCATCCTTTATGCCAAACATCCAGCAAGTTGAGTTAGAGAGTAGCGAAAGGCCAAAAGGCTTATGTTTCTTGACAAGTAAACTGTTACTGATTTTGGTAGGAAAACAAACTTTGACGGATTCGACGTTCCTTCCCGCTTCGAAATCTAATCCGTACCTCATCCGTTTGGTCGTTAGACCAGTCATGTTGGAAGAGTTTTCCCTGACGTTGCGCGAAACCCAAAGTGGCTGCCTGAATTCCAATACTCGCTTAAATCAAGTTGAGAGGAAGAAACGAATCGGATGTGTTTCCCCAGATTGTTGGCCCCAAAGGGGCGCTCTCTTATTAACACCTAACAGCAATAGTCAAGGGGGGAGACCCGGAAGTCCCCTTATTAAAGAAATCAGGCATCCCCCATCCGGTCTCAGTAATGGCTCCAGCTTTGGGCCCCTGGAAACTCTAGAAATGGAACCTGTTAACTGGGCAGCAACACTGCCCAGATCCAGCACCACCTCAGACCCCACCAGCACCCCACAACCTCCCAGTGCGCCTCAAATAAAGCACTTGACGAGGGAGAAGGAAACGTCTCAGCTCTCCAAGGAACTGGAAATGTTATCTAGGAAACTGACGGACATGCAGCAGAGTCTTTCTGAACTCACAGACTTGCTCCGGAATGAGAAGAAACCCTCTCCAGTGTATCCACTCTGTGAGGATCTGCCTTGTGTCCATATCACTTACCAG AAACCTTATGTAGGTCCTGCTGTTGAAAAAAGAACCGTGCTCCTCTGCAGTGGCAAACTAAGACTCAGTGCGATCCAGCAGACTTTCGGCCTCTGTCTTATTGAGATGCTGCACG gctcccactgggtcctcctctctGCTGATAGTGAAGGCTTCATCCCATTAACCTTCACAGCCAGCCAGGAAATCACGATAAGAAATGGCAGCCTCTAG